A segment of the Juglans regia cultivar Chandler chromosome 15, Walnut 2.0, whole genome shotgun sequence genome:
GATCTTCATGTATCCTGAAGGCTGTGTTATGAACATCTTCTACCCTTACACGAATCTAATAATAGCCTAATCTTAGAGCAAACTTAGATAAAATCTCAACCCCCCACAATTTATCTAAGAGTTCTTCAATAATTGGACTTGAAAACTTATCTTTAATAGTTTCATGATTTAGAGCCCTAAAATCCACACACATCCTATAGCTGCTATCATCCTTCCTCACCAATAGGACATGTGATGAAAAAGGGCTCTAACTTGTCCTGATTACACTAGTTTGTAACAAATTTTTTCTATCTCACTTTTCTAATAGTAAAAAAGATACCTATAAGGTTTGACTGAGATGGACTATGTTCCCTCCTTGAGTATGATTTTGTGATCACGCTCTCTTGAAGGATGAAGTCTAGTAGGCTCAAAAGTCTTTTGAAACTTCCCCAACAATTCATTCACTTCCTACTAACATATTTATGCCTTCTCACTGTCTTCATTCAATATCAATTGCAACAAACATCCTCTCTTCTCTACTAAAGAGGGTTTAAAGAAACAATGGCCCTCCTTTAAAGAGATTTCCCTAGTTGACGTCCCTTGCAGCAACATCTTTGTGCCCTTTATTTGGAATTCCATAATTAACTTAAGGAAGTCCCAAACAATAGGACCTAGAGTCTCTAATTATTGAACCCTAAGAACCACATCATAACCCCCAAAGTCAACACATGAAAATAGACAGGAAATTTATTTCCTTGAATCTTAACCAAAGTATTCTCACAGTTGCTTGTACTCAATAGCTTTTCACCATTTCCAACCTGCTCTCATTGGtctcttcaatttttaatcttgcCAACTATGCCACCCCAAGATCTAGGAAGTTATGTATACTTCCTGAATCCACAAGAATTACCATAGGCTACACCGCCATTAGCCTCATAGCAAAGCACTTCATAAGCCAAAAATTGCATGGATGGAAATATGCAATTTCTCTTTAGATGcctctacttcttcttcttccatcacTGACTCATTGTTCACATTATCTTAATTCAATTCCTCCTCATATCCACCTTCCTCTACCTATAAAAGGTAAACCTTCAAATTCTTACAAACATGGCTTGGGTTTCACTTTTTATCACAGTGGTAACACAAgtctttcctcttcttttcaTCCATTTATAAGGAAGATATCTTTCTACCAGGCCCCAAATTCTTCTGAAATCTTTTGCCAATATCTTCACTGCCCCTAGAAAATTGTTCATCCCCATTATTCACCACAAATCCCAAGGTCTTCAAGAGCTCAAAACATACTCTTCTTGGTTCTTGGCCAATCCAAATGCAGCACTTAGGTTGACAGAGTTGAGCATTCGAGTGGGCAATCAAATCTCATATTTAAGGCCACTCAAGAAGAAACTCAACTTATGCTTCTCTAAGAGACCTTTCAATCTATTTACAGACCTGAATATTGGGCCTGATAAGCAGCAATTGTAGTAGTTTGCTTTAATTGAGCCAAAGACTCCATGAGATTGTCATACGCAATGGGACCAAACCTTATTTGCAAGGCTTTAACAAGTGAATCCCACCCATTAAATTGGCCATTGTTTATAGTATTTTGATACCAGACTGAGGCTTCACCCTCCATATGGTGCAAAGCCATCAAGAGCCTTTGATTTATAGGTGCTTGATGGAAATCAAAGTATTGGTTTGGGTTGCTTTGAAAACCCAACTCGCAAGATTATTTCCATCAAAATAGGAAAACTCCAATCGGACCCCCTAGGCATAAACCCTTTATCATCTTGCATTACTACATGAGATTCTTGCACTTCTTCTCCACGAGGGTGATGCTTAATTAAAGTTCTCATTATATCATGCATTTGATCTAAACTCTCCGTAAGTACTTGAATGGTTTGTTGTTGCCCATCCAATTGCCTTTGTAAAGCTTCCTACTATCCTCGTTGTGCCCTCGATGCTGCTGATCATGTCCTGTTTGCAACCAGAATAGATAAGAGAAATAGCTATcgaaaaacaagaacaagaaagagAAGAATCCAATAATTGAACTCTTGGAGAGAATGACTAGATTTATTCGAGGCAAATCCCACTTCCAAAATGAATCAACACTGAACAACTTCAACGCCTCAGGTTCTTTGCACCaattttggtatcagagcaagggtCATTCCTCAAGGAATTTTAGTGTTTCATGCCGGTAACCCGAAGTGGGAATTCTTACGACATGTCAAATAACCAAGATCCAAACAACCAAAACCCAAACACCAACCTACCCTAATTGCAAGACCAGATCACTCAGCTCACGAATGTTTTGGAGCAAATTACCCAGAGATTGGACTTGACGGAGGAGCGTTGAGATCGAGAGGAATAGGGCATGATGCTCACCATCAACCTCTTGATGAACTTACTAAGAGAATGAAGGTGGATGTCCcatattttttttgggaagtTGGAACCCAATGCATTCGAAGATTGGTTAACTGCCATTGAAGATTATTTTGATTGGTTTGTTGTGTCAGAAGATCGGAAAGTTCGCCATGTTCGAATGAAATTAAAGGGGCATGTGCAAGCTTGGTGGGGAAGTGTAGAGGAGCAATTGCGTCGTACTCATCGTGCACCAATCTCTAACTGGGAAGAGATGAAGGAATGCCTGAAGGAAAAACACTTGCCTATTGATTACGAGCAAATGATGTTTGAAGAGATGTTGCAATTGAGACAAGCACCGTTAACTATCGATCAATATACGGACCGATTTCACGAGCTAACTGTCCGTAGTACAATTGTGGAAAATGATCAGCAAACTTTAGCCCGGTATTGCACTGGGTTATGTAGTGAAGTGCGAAAGGAAATGTTGACCGCACGACTGATTAATGTTGATGAGGCATGCCAACTAGCACTGCATGTTGAGAAACAGTAGGGATCCTCAAGTGGGAGGCGAGTGGCTTCAACGGATTCTAGGTAAGAACGTTTGCCAACATCTTCATTCCAGAAGCCCTGATTTTTGAGTAAGGAATTTTGTGGTGGGAGACCAAAAAGGCAAGGCCAAGGTTACCGGTGAAGGGCCCCAGTGTTACAAGTGCAAGGGGTTTGGGCACTTCACTATTGTTTGTCCcacaagagagaaaaaattggcttttgtttgtgaaatttattGTGTTGTCTAATAGCAGATCATAAAACAAGCTGGGACCTGGTATTACCTCAAGCGGAATTTGCTTTCAACAATTCCGTGAATCGTTCCACAGGGTGCACACCATTTGAAGTGGTCTATGGCTTTCAGCCCCAAACTCCTTTGGACCTCCATCCTTTACCTCTGCCTTCTAGACCAAGTGAAGCTGCATTGGATTTTCTGGCTATATGGGGGACATCCATGAAGAGGTGAAGCGACGTCTTTCCCTTAGCACTGAAGCATATGCAGCCTTTACCAATGTCAAGCGCAAGGATAGACAATTTGATGTCGGCGATAGGGTCCTTATCCACCTAAGATCAAAGCTTTTCCCTCTAGGTAGCTTTACCAAGCGCGCGGGCCCTTTCAAAGTTGTTAAGAAGTTGGGGTCAAATGCCTATGTAGTAGAACTGCCCCTGATTTTGGCATCAGTCATGTTTTCAACTTTGAATATCTTATTGAGTTCCATGGTCCCAAAGATCAATTACCAGAAATTCCAACCACACCAGCTATGATAGAGACAATTATTTGGGTCCCTAAGAATACAAGCCCTAAAGATGAAATTGCTTCTATATTGGATCACCAATTCATTACTACACGCTGTGGaggttattataaatttttggtCCAATGGAAAAATTGCCCCAAGTCCAATTCAGTCTGGCTACAGGCATCGGAGCTCAAGCGGTTACACTCAAAGTTATTTACTGCATATGTTCAACAACACTTGCCGGAGTCAAGTTCTTCTGGATGGGCGACAGTTGATGCAAATATGGAGGTTGTTCCGTGAATGATGTTCCGTGAATCAAGGTGAATGGAGATTATGCGAGAATGAAGATTACTTCATTGAAGAAGATTTTATCcgatttatttttgaattcttGTTTATCTGATTTGTTttgaattctttttattttgattagttcttttttaatttatttcctagTTTATCGCAATCAATGTAACCCtttaaacaaaatcaaaatggaaTGGAGAAACAGTTGCCATTTTTTACCAAGTTTGAACTTTTGTTTTGGAGAGACTCCAATTTACAGAGAGATTCTGTATTTTCCCTCTTGGTTATCAATGTGACGTACGTTGATCCTTGAGGTTCTTTGCACCAGCCTCCTTCCTTCAGTTTCTACCTTTTTATACTTTAGTTTGTTTACAAAGCATTACACATAAAAATGCCACGTATCATACTAACGTTCGAATTACATCTAAACTCACTGTTTCACTCATTACACAAAATGCAATGTTCCTTTTAACTACACAGCCTCTCTtgaacgcaccgtttcactaaAAACCCAATGAACCGTTTAAGAACTTTATACTTATGATATTTCACCAGTGCCCATGACACAGATGcttccattttcatttatttttatcgaTAACTgctataaatataaagagattacgtaaaagtaaatctataaattgatatagttcaTGAGatccattagatctactttacaatcaAATGCActacatcaaatcacgtcaatttatgagtttgtttttatgtaatccttttgtgactaaaatatttctcatttttatcacATGTGATGTGGctcatacaattattttatacagTGCTAAGGTGGTAGGTTATATCTATTAggaaaaatgatagggttactaccctcttactatttatttactactctttttgtatttgattttttttttaatttttaattttatttaatggttaaggaagtgactattaataaacttatatatttttttaattttttcttaatgattaagaatgttaaaaaaatacataaaataaaatgataaaaaaataaaaacactataaataataaatgggtaATAGATggatagtaaccctatcactatCCTATCTATTAGAGGGTGTTAATGCCCCAAAACCGGCACATCCGTTCCAAAGCGAGCTGCCCTGGGAAACCCATCTATTTCTAGCTTGAACGGTGCAATCCAAGTGGGTGGCAGGTCGAGTCGgttgatataaaaaattgaaatagatttGGTTTGAGTTTTAGAAGTTACAGACATAAAAGCAAACGTCTACTAtaggtgaaaagaaaaaaccacaATTAGGCTGCAAGCCTTTATTCTGTATGCCTCAGTCAATAGGCATTAGATACACATCACAAGGTTTCAAACCTAAACCTCTGGCCATTAGGCCTTAAGTTACAATAACTTAAGAAAAATCAACTATAAAAACACATTTACGTTAACGCATAATAGAACTTTTAAACATATtagaaactatttattttaaggattaatgaaaaatttagtACATTGGTTCTACTCATTTTTCTACAATTCACTATGTTTCACAAGCTGGCATTAAGCTGACTTCTTTCCAAATATACCATTTCTAATAAATTCATGGAACACCCACAACACTCTTGAGAGAATGCCATAGAGTACCCATTTGGATCGGGTCTCTTGTTTGTATTCATATCTTTCTACACTTGAAGAACCTCTCTAGCTCCTCAAATGGCCTTTCTGTTGGGTTATGGAGCCTGATTTTGAACTGAAAAAATGTCAAGCCTAGAGTTCGCTCTTTCTCTGCTCACTCGAGCTTGTAAAATAGAACTAGAACTGGCTTGAGACATGGAATAGAAGAACAAAAATCTCCATCTCTTTGTATTttctcacttctttttttttttttttatgaggtgATGTGGAACCGTGCCATGACGGATTAGTACCCAGCACTTGCGCAAACTTAACTGTACATAACAGTTATATTCTTTACATCATCCGACTGATCAGTAGGTGAATCTTaacaataattttcaattatttaatatcataacataagataattaaaaaataatgataaaaaagatGGTGAGCAGGATGGATCAATCACAATCCATAAGAACCCAAACTATAAATCACATTTTgtgcttggaaaaaaaaaaaaagcattgtaACAATACACCTTGGGGCACCTCAACATGTAACCTTTtgctttttatccttttttgttggataatttaattcaaaatcataATCGGTGAGAGatattgaaatattaaatcataattaataattctttcaaaaaaaattcataattaataataataataataatagaaactAGCCGTTGGGTATCCAAATTCAAATTGTTTGGTCATAAAGAGTAAGACAAAAGAATAACAGAgcgcttctctctctctctctctctaaaccctCGAAACCGTCTTTCATTTCACGGTAAATCTCTCTTTAACACTCccctctctccttccctctccaGCACTTTCTCTGCGTGTGTACATACTTCTGCTCTTCGTGTTTGGAGGGTTGTTGATCTATTCGATTGGTTTCGCCTGCTCGGATCCGATTGTTGCCTACTGAAATTCTTGAGTTTGGAGGCTTCCGTAAGTATTTTTTCTTTCCGTTTGTTAATCATTTACACTCTTTGGTATATCTATTTTGTTTAGATCTCAGCATTCGATGCTGAAAGCCCAATGGCTAATCGagaatatttatctatttctttttgtgtttacTGTTTAATGCcaatgaagataaaataaagtCCATGAGATTTGGTTTTTCTTATTAAGTTTCCTTCTATGACTCAATGCGACTTCTTTGATCCGTGTTTGGAAATGGAATCTTTTTGGCTATTTTAAAGTCATCAGCTTCAAACTCTTAACAATATGGAAGTTAAAATTAGGAATTATGTGGAATTTGTGTACAAATTAGgaaatctttttatgattttatctcaACTGACAATGGAAACGAGTAGAAAAAGttggtgaaaaaaattatataataataataataataataataattaatatttcgtTCTTATTCATGTAGTTCCTGAATATAAGATAAACGAAATAACTTCAAAATTCTCACTTTGAAAAGTTTATTTGGACTTATTCGACCCGTTTAATTTTTCAGCGTTTTTgttcaaaacaacaaaaccaTGAAGAGAGTAAATGGAATTTCTTGAAAATTGGCATGCTGAGTGAAAATATCTGGAATGAATAGGATAAGGGATAAGTGAGTAGAAGACTGAATTGATTTCCGAAAATTCGAAAACTAAAAAGTTTtagtgtttatttttgtttagtcTTCATTATATATTGTGctatatttttgttgtatttgaAGATTTCTGGCTGCAAAACACggagaaaatttaaaacaaatgaagaattatgcatttcttttttcatgCATGCCACTTTTTTTGTTGGTTCGTTTCTTCCTTCACTACGTTTTAATGTACCCTTTAGAGGGTCAATATTGAATTTCATTCGacaaatcatcttcatcattctgattgttttaataattatgtgATTCTAATTGTGTTGTCATAGACTGACACATGATGGATTTTCAGAGTATTTTCCAACTTGATAGCTCCTGATATCCTATTTTGTGTCGCATCCAGTGGCAGTTTGATTCTACAGCCTCTACTAACAGCCTCTTGTAGTAGAGGCCTAGTTTCCCGCTTCTTCTTGGTGTTCTTGGTAGTGCTTAAGAATAAAAATGACGGTCAGAACACCAGGAACACCAGCTTCAAAAATTGATAGGACACCAGCATCAACCCCTGGAGGGCCACGAGCTAGGGAAGAGAAGATTGTAGTTACAGTACGGTTAAGGCCGTTAAGCAAAAGGGAGCAGTTAGCCAAAGACCAAGTGGCATGGGAGTGCATTGATGATCACACAATTGTGTACAAACCACCAACTCAGGACCGATCAGCTCAATCAGCCTCATTCACATTTGGTAGTTAATGATGTTATCTCCTCTCCTATATATCCTACCTATatatcttttttcctttttcttatctCAAAAATCTTTGGTTGACTACTTAAGAAAAAAGTCGTCAGTTAATAGTCTCTTATATTTGCAGATAAAGTTTTTGGTCCTGTGAGCCTAACTGAAGCAGTATATGAGGAAGGAGTAAAGAATGTTGCCCTGTCTGCTTTGATGGGCATCAATGGTagcaaaatttttaatttgtttatcttGGCTAGCTTTTAGTGTTGTTTTCAATTATATAACCAATTATATATCTAATTGCAGCAACTATTTTCGCATATGGACAAACTAGCAGTGGTAAGACGTACACAATGAGAGGAATAACTGAGAAAGCTGTTAATGACATCTACAGGCATATAATAAATGTAAGCTTTGTCAGAACCTTATGTAATCATTTCCGGGAATTTTGGCTCCTGATGAGAAACCTTCAGCTGTTGCTTGAGTTCCATATGGTGCGAAGCATTGTACTcgctttttttttggggggggggagggggggagttAAAGTATGTTTATACTAtgataaattaatttcttacgTGATAAATTTTTGAACTCAAGTAGGGGGCCATGTCTAATTCTATGTGTAAGTTGGGCATAGATGGGAAGAAATATAAgcatgtataaaatatgtttaaatccTTTGAGGTGATCGTGGAATCCCCCTGATGTAATGTGGAGGGGGCTTTTGAAAagagaatttttgttttgatacaCGGCCAGCATAAACTGTTAAAGTACGTTCATACCAAAAGTAactttgataaatttcttaactCAAGTAGGAGGCCATGTCTAGGTATACATGTAAGTTAGGCAAAGATAGGaagaaatataaacatatttttttgtgtttaaatcCTTTGAGGTGATTCACCCCACCCCACTGCAATGTGCTTCACCACTGATTCTCTGGTTGATGAAACTGATTTACTCTTTGAAATGATTGCAGACCCCTGAGAGAGATTTCACAGTAAAAATTTCTGGACTCGAAATATACAATGAGAATGTTAGAGACCTGTTAAATTCAGAATCTGGTCGCAATCTGAAACTGTTGGACGATCCAGAGGTAATgtatccacaattttttttaggacTCAAGTGCTTTGACTTTGAGAGAGTTTCCCCCCTCATCAAGTGGAATTTTTTTCACTCCCTGCATGCAGAAAGGTACTATGGTTGAGAAGTTGGTAGAGGAAACAGCAAGTGATGATCAGCACTTGAGAAAATTGATCAGTATTTGTGAGGGTAAATAAGCATTATCCTTGTGCGTGATTTAATTTAGCTTCCTTAATATGTATTTCTTGGTTGGAATTAATAGTTTTTCCTTGGTTTTGTAGCTCAAAGGCAAGTTGGTGAAACTGCCCTTAACGATAACAGCTCGCGGTCACACCAGATAATAAGGCTTGTAAGTCTTGTGGATCTTGATTTCTTTTGATGCTTCTTACATGAAGTCTCTTCTAACATGCTAATCATTGGCTTTTTAAACAGACAATTGAAAGTACTCTGCGTGAAAATTCTGATTGTGTGAGGTCTTTTGTCGCAAGCTTGGTAAATACAGAccattcttatcttttttttcttctaaattgaaTTTTATCAGTAGTTACTTTCATtacaatatattaatatctGTAATCTGCAGAATTTCGTTGATCTGGCTGGGAGTGAAAGAGCTTCACAGACACATGCAGATGGTGCTAGGCTCAGGGAAGGATGCCATATTAACCTTAGCTTGATGACACTTACCACAGTAATTAGAAAGCTCAGGTCAGAATCTACTAGAGCATATATTTCGATCTGGAGACATAATAGACATTTAAAAGCCTGCTTCCATTCCAACCTTACtattttcttattcatttttGCATTTACAAGACTTTTCCTCTCTCATGCAATTTTACCTGTTGCAATTTGGCTCTAGCAAAGAAACACATCTTCCTACCATACATGAGAATCTCGACTATAGCTTCATGCTCCTTAAGTTATAGGTGGTGAATCCAAATAGAATACGTCATCGTGATTTAATGTTTTGATGGAAGCCTTCAGATCATATAGATCCAGAACATAGGATCAGGTGTGATTTGATAGAAGCCTAAGAATCGTATAGATTCCCGGAATGCAATGCTTAAATAAATAGTCAAGAGTTGATCACTTGGTGAGCATTCTGTAAAGAGTgcaagaagtattttttatgatGTACACATTCTGCTAACTGCTAAACAGCTTATTGGTTTTGATTATATTGTGATAAGTCTGTTATGTTAATATTCTGTACTCACCCCTTTAATCATTTACACGCAGTGTTGGCAAAAGAACTGGCCATATACCCTACAGGGACTCAAAACTCACTCGTATATTGCAGCACTCGCTTGGTGGGAATGCACGCACTGCCATCATATGTACTTTGAGTCCAGCACTGAGTCATGTTGAACAATCTCGAAATACTCTTCACTTTGCCACCCGGGCGAAGGAAGTAACGAATAATGCACGAGTTAACATGGTACCATTGCTTAGTCCTCACCGTGTTAATTTGCCTTTTCCCAACTGGTTTTATATAAACACAATCAATTATCCGTTTTTTCTTAAACATCTTATCAGGTTGTTTCAGACAAGCAGCTAGTGAAACATTTACAGAAGGAAGTAGCCAGGCTGGAAGCAGAATTGCGCACTCCTGATCcatcaaaggaaaaagaattgaaaatccGGCAGGTACATTTCAAAGCATGTTTGAATTGACCTTGGAGTTAATGCGGTGGGTGGAATCAAATCCCTGATAGTTATGTAACATTATTTGACCACGTCCAGATGGAGATGGAAATTGAAGAATTGAGACGCCAAAGAGATCTTGCACAAACTCAGGTGGATGAATTACAAAAAAAACTTCAGGAGGACCagcaggtctctctctctctctctctctctctctctctctctctctcactctcactctcacacacacacactcacataaACGAgatacattatttatttaaactttctcacCAAAGGGAAAAATAGTTTCAACTTTACCTTACATTTCTATTGTTCAGGGTTTAAACCCATTCGAATCACCCCGTCCATCTGTGAAGAAGTGTCTCTCCTATACTGGTGTGCTATCACCAAAACTTGAAGGCAAGGAGATAGGCCATGGTGACAAAGTAAGAAGTATGATGTTAAGGCAATCAATGAGGCAATCATCAAGTGCACCATTCACCCTTATGCATGAAATTCGCAAACTAGAACATCTTCAGGAGCAGCTTGGAGAAGAAGCAAATCGAGCACTTGAAGTACTGCAAAAGGAAGTGGCTTGTCATAGACTGGGTAACCAGGATGCAGCTGAAACAGTTGCAAAACTGCAGGCAGAAATAAGGGAAATTAGTGCTGTGCGTTCGGAACCAAAAGAAGTTGAAGTTGGAAGTATAGTTGCTCCAAATAAGAGTGTCAGTGCTAATCTGAAGGAAGAGATTACAAGACTTCATTCGCAGGGCAGCACCATCGCCAACCTTGAGGAGCAGCTTGAAAGTGTTCAGAAGTCGATAGACAAATTGGTA
Coding sequences within it:
- the LOC109010674 gene encoding kinesin-like protein NACK1 encodes the protein MTVRTPGTPASKIDRTPASTPGGPRAREEKIVVTVRLRPLSKREQLAKDQVAWECIDDHTIVYKPPTQDRSAQSASFTFDKVFGPVSLTEAVYEEGVKNVALSALMGINATIFAYGQTSSGKTYTMRGITEKAVNDIYRHIINTPERDFTVKISGLEIYNENVRDLLNSESGRNLKLLDDPEKGTMVEKLVEETASDDQHLRKLISICEAQRQVGETALNDNSSRSHQIIRLTIESTLRENSDCVRSFVASLNFVDLAGSERASQTHADGARLREGCHINLSLMTLTTVIRKLSVGKRTGHIPYRDSKLTRILQHSLGGNARTAIICTLSPALSHVEQSRNTLHFATRAKEVTNNARVNMVVSDKQLVKHLQKEVARLEAELRTPDPSKEKELKIRQMEMEIEELRRQRDLAQTQVDELQKKLQEDQQGLNPFESPRPSVKKCLSYTGVLSPKLEGKEIGHGDKVRSMMLRQSMRQSSSAPFTLMHEIRKLEHLQEQLGEEANRALEVLQKEVACHRLGNQDAAETVAKLQAEIREISAVRSEPKEVEVGSIVAPNKSVSANLKEEITRLHSQGSTIANLEEQLESVQKSIDKLVMSLPSNNHQYNSESLPKTKKESKKKKLLPLASSNTVNRQNFIRSPCSPLSASRQILVPDIENRSPEHDDHVSTETLTESEKGTPTKSEEGGDISSKENNSGYRRSSSVNMKKMQKMFQNAAEENVRSIRAYVTELKERVAKLQYQKQLLVCQVLELEANEAAGYNVEDEENTFEPAEPQVPWQVTFREQRQQIIELWDLCHVSIIHRTQFYLLFKGDPADQIYMEVELRRLTWLQQHLAELGNASPAQIGDDPPISLSSSIRALKREREFLAKRVNSHLTADERDALYIKWDVPLEGKQRKMQFINKLWTDPHDANHVQESAEIVAKLVGFCEGGNISKEMFELNFVLPSDKRPWLMGWNQISNLLHL